The DNA region GAGGGAACAACATGAATATTTTTTGGAAGCTTCTTCCCACCCATCACATTCTTCACCAAAAACATTTTAATCTATAATGTAATCTAAAAAGTTAGTGACATGATGTTAGCAATAGTCCTTTTCCACTTTAGCGATTTGCTTTTGTCAATCTTCTTCTCAAAACATTTTGTATttttctcattcttcttcttcttcttctgtaCAATTGATTTCTTCTTTCTAGAGATTTTCTCTTCATTTTCAGACAACACATTTTTCTTAGATGCATTATTCTTACTTTTCTTCTTAACAACATGGGTAGTCACTTCAGTAACCTTCTTGATGTTTCTTTGTGTTTTTCTTGTAACAATAGATTGATAAACTATGTTGTCAACATCATTGTTTACATATTTCACTAACTTCCTAAATCTCTTCAATCATATCTACAATGTCATTGGTATTGTTGCTCACATTattctagacatcttcactcACAATTTTTTCAGTCTCATCATTCTTCTCAATGATACCTTCCATGTCATCGATGTCACTATAACATCCTGAATGACTTATACATCATCATCCTTTTCAATGACACTATCCATGTCATTGACAACAATACTTATATCCCAACTGACTTCCACATCATTATCTTTATTGTTATCAACACTATCATCTCTACTAGTACTTTTACCAGTTTCTTGACTTTCTTCCTTATTAGCATTCAAATTGTTAATCACATCTACATTGTTTACTCGACCATCGTTATTATTGGCAACATCATCACTTTCTTTATAGACATCACTTGTAACACCTTTACTACCTTCTTTGGCAATATTTTCACAACTAACTTTAGGGTCAACATCAGTGGGGTTTTGTGCTTTTTACTGAACCACAAAAGGAAACACAATTATGCTTTTTACTGAACCAAGAAATTAAATTGTTCCCTAGAAAAAAATATCAATCAAAAGTACTTTTTCTATCATATTCATTTCTTGTCctatcagcatcacaatatccaaGTAGAGAGGAGTTGGTACCAAAAGAGTACGAAATATCATAATCAGATGTGTCATTTATGTACTTAATGATTCTCTTTACTTGAGTAATATTAATGATCTTAGGACTGACTTGATAGCGAGCACACACCCCAAACTGGAAATGTGATACCAAGACGAATGAAAGTGAGATATAAGACACTATCAATAATACTTATATGGGGGATTTTATCAACATTTACTCATTGATCATCTTTAGAGAGCTTGACACGAGTAATTATTAGGGTACATTTATGCCTTGCATTCTCTAGCCCAAATTTCTTCACAATATTTCtagcatacttgctttgggagatAAAGATGCAATCCTTCATCTGCTTCACTTGAAAACCAAGAAAATAGGTGAATTCACTTATCAAGCTCATCTCGAATACATATTCCAGCTGTTAAACAAAATATTCTACCATCTTGCTTGAGATCTCTCAAAACACAATTTCGTTAACATAAATTTGAGCTATCATAAGCTTCCTTTCGCCCTTCTTCGCAAAAAAAGTTTTGTCAATTCCTCAAAGAAAATATTAATGTTTAGTGATAAATTTAGTGAATatctcataccaagctctgggagcttgtttgagtccataaATATCTTTTATAAGTTTGATAATTCCATCAGGTTTCTAGATGGAGATTCGCTGATGCATAGTTGAATGGAATGCCCCAACCCATGGATTTGATCCCTGTCAAGGAGTAAGTTGTAATTGGCCTTGGTGGGGATGACCACAGATAAAGTAGGTGTAGGGGTTGTCCCCACAATCACTTCTACTTGAATGACCCCAAATGTTTTACTGGTCTTTCCTTCATACTTTGACATGACCATGTTGTGAGGCTTTAAGTTTGTGTCGCACTTGTCAATATTTCTTAGCAAGGATTGTGGAATTATGTTGATACAAGCTCCATCATCAACTAGAACCTTGTGTATGCCTATGTTCTTGACTTTAGCTCATATGAATAAGGACTTTAGATGTTGTTGCATGGACATATCAGGTCGTTCGAATATGGCTTTCTCTTCTTCGACGAGGTCGTATTCCATTACATAATAGCACAAGGGTTTATGATTTGACATATCTTCTGCCAactcatcatcttcttcttcggTAACTTCAGTGATCGTATCATACTTAATCGGTAACAATGATATCATGTTACAATAATCTCTAGCTCAGGCTCTGAATCAGAATTGAAGTTGTCAGTAGATATGTCCTCATCTTGGTCATGCATAACTCATTTCTCCCAAGGCTTCACCTTAGGTTACAAAGGGGGAAATAACCTTTGCTTCACATACCTTCTGCTCGACTGGACTTCATTGGTGTTTTGAACACTACCTCTCTTGGTTGAACCTTCTACTTCTAAGGCATCTTTCTTTTTACGTTGTTGTCTCCTCCATTGTGTCCTAGTCATTGAATTCTTGCCTAGCTAATTCTTAGAAGTATAAGAATACTTCTTGGAGACTTGTCAATTATCTTGGTATGATTAACTCGTACCAACTTCGATTAATTGCCATTTACATTCATTATTATCAATTTTCTTTGCATGACTAACTCACTTACCCTAAGGGAACATTGGGTTTTGGGACGCAGGTCTTACTTTATTGTACTCTATGAGGGATTCCCCTTTTATCTAAGATAAAGGTTCCTTGCTTGTCTTGCTTACCAGACCTCCTTGGTTGGTAAGTCTGAGGTATGATTTTTTCCACCTCTTTGGTAGCTTTCTTGTTGAAAACTAAACTGCAGCAGGGGCAAAGCATAACCTCAGTATATTTTAGCTTACACCGGTTAAAGAAATCTATCAGCTCATCTTCAACCCTATGATATACCATATTTACTTTCTCGTTGTAGTTGAGCATGTTCACCTCATAAGTTCTGGTGTTTAGGTCGTCAGTTACATCGACCATTATTATCTCCACAAACTCTAGAAAGAGGGCCTCTTCTACTTCGGGATCAAAATCAACTTCATTCTGGGACTTCTATTTTTCATAAAACTTGTGTATCCCTTCCTTCAGCGTATTCtgaaccaaatccctgaaaaTGACACATTGAAAAGTTTTatgaccaagaaaattatggaatttacaaaatccttttttctttttttattctAATGGTGGAGTTTTAAGTCTCTACGGGATTATGATTTAGCCATCAGAAACTAACAATTCAAAATTGTTGTCGCACTTAGTTACATCAAATGTGTATGTTTTTGTGACAAATCCCTCGTTTTTGCTTGGTTCAATGGGATTCTTCCCGTTTGAAGGCTTCAACAACTTACAAACGTAAGGTGATCGTGGATTTAACTTATCCAGATTAAGCTCACTTTCTTCAACACCATCTATATCATATCTTTGGTTAATTTCTTCTATTTTGACGTAGGCTACTTTTTTTAATGCTATTTGCTTGACTGGCCTTTTCAGCCTTCAAGTGTTCGACTTGTTGGACTCTATCTGTTAATTGAGTCATGTCTCTTAAATATTAGGTGTCTAATTTCTTCCTAACGGAATAATCTAGACCTCCTTCGACTAATTCGACTAATTCATGCTCAGGCACTTTCAATATCCTGAACCTGTTGAGGTAGTCATTTATTGATTCGGCCATCTTGCGCCTCACACTAGGTAACTCTTTTAGGATAATCTTGGATTGacccatgtaaaattgttcatgtTATCCTTTCTAATTGGTTCCAACTGCATATGGAGCGTGAGAGTAAGGTGGTAACCTATGTGAAAGCATTCTTTGTGAGAGAATTTGGAAATAAATTCATCTTCAAATTCTCTATATTGGCTATGTCTATTGCCTCTGACTGATACCGCACCACATGTTCAACAATGGACTCGTTAGTATCCCCGCAAACTTAGTGAATTTGGGGGATTTCCCAACCCCTTGGTAATTCAGTCTGCAACACATTATCAGATAGTACAGAGACAAAATTTGGCCTATACAGACCAACATTGAGGCCATTTTGGGCCAAAATTTGTTCGACCATATTAGTTATATCGTTTTGTCACGCAAAACTGTTATGTTGGAAATTTCTAACTACCAAGTCAACATATTGGTTTATATGCACCATTATTACATCAGGGCCATTTTGGCATACGTTTCCTTCGTCTACCCTGGGTATGGGTGATTCGCCAGGTATTATCTGTGGTGGTATCTGGTTATCAGGCACCTGCTAAATAAGCGCTGGAGGAGAACCAAAGAAATAAAAAATTCAACCCATTTATTGTGCCAATTGTTGGTAATTGTGGTTCGTGTTATGAATCAAAGGCTTGAACATTGTGCTTATTTTTTGTATTAACATGTTAACCATttcatgattactctcgtccgTCTGTTGTCTCACAAACTGGAGAGAATTATTAGTTAAAGAAGTCATAACTGGAGGAATATATGCTTAACCTCATGACAATTGTTGTTATACGAACCGCTATCGAATCGTCTAAACCGAATCGCTATCGAAAAGCCCGGATATGTGTATATAGAACCAAGTTATGATAATGAGAACAAATTGATCAATATACTTTTAACAACAATCACTTGAATGCTACAATAAAAGTGAAGTCTATTTCCAATGACAAAATACACAAAAACGTAATTGTGgcaaattatcgaacaccttgtATGCAATCAATTTCGTTTAGAATTTTCTAATGGATTATAATCAACACAACAAAACCGTTTTCAAAATGTTATCTACAAAAGTTTAACCAAATGTATTGGTCATACAATCTACAAATTCAACAATTTGCAAATGAAAAAtagagagggagagagagagagagagagagagagagagagagagagagagagagaagtaTTTGTGTAGGCAGTTTCCCAATCGGTATCGCTATGGGTACGTCCGCCCTCAATtcgaactcgaattgagataatgaaaaTTAACATTTGCAATTGTAATTTACAAGAGAAATGTAGCAATACAACCCCCACAAaccctatgtttgatgttgattctaacacTTTCTCTTCCTTTTATCTAAGCTTGATCAAGTCACCCAACAATATCAATTTGATCCACCGTCTCAtgctactcctttgcaagaaatCTCGTTCAGCTTTCACTCGATCCAATCCAAATTGTAAATTGTTGTCACCCAAGATTTACCAAGATGATCTTCCTGTTATTGTTACTCCTTCGACCGAAGCCACCGTTCTTTGAagctttcactcggctgaatccaacttgcgtaatcttgtccaaaaccttcaaatcaccaattgatcttgaaggaaaaccctagcttggttttcttatttgaaaccctcaaagattCTCAATCCAATTTACAATTTAACAACCTAAATTGTACGTTATCAACTCTgattctagatggcacccaaacaaaaaataattatgtgtaatttgtttgtgtgtatgcatagaacataggttgaagatgaagataaCTCTTTATATATTCCTGGTTTCGTATGTTTCAAAAGATGCATGTATGAGGTATATATATGTGTGCAAGTTAGAGGCAAAAGAAATGTAAAAGATTTGAAAAATTCATGAATTTTTGGAAAAGTGCATCATAAGTGTCGACATATGTAAATCATGTGTCGACACCTTCGAAGCATGTGTCGACTCATAGAAGAAAATTTTCTTCCATGTGTCGACCTGAAACCCCTCCACAGTCGATAGATCAAACATACGCTACATACTTTAAAACTCATCAACATGTGTCGACTCATACCTTGCATGTGTCGATTCATAGaataaaattttcttttatgtGTTGACTTGTATGCTGCATGTGTCGGCACATGCATAATCAGAAGCTACATACTTAAAAACTTAACAGCATGTGTCGACACATAAGCTTGTTTCTTGCATAAAAACAAATTTTTGTCATGCAGAATCATTTATAACCTTTTCTAAATCATGTAGAATCATTTAATGCTAATATGCACATTAAGACTCAGAGGATACAATCAaatatacataaacgctaaagtatcTGAATTTTGACATCATACATAATACATCTAATGGGAAGTTGCACTCACATTTGTGTCATTCGACCGAAGTTGCTAATCGTTGTTGCATTATCTGCATACGTAAATTTACTAGGGTGCATGCTTGCCATCATCGCAGTTGGCATGACATAAGATTGTTCCCTACCACTTAAAGGTAATGTTAAACTCAAGGGAAAACGAGGCCTTTGGTCTCCTATCATATTTTGCGTAGCCCTAAGGGTAATGGCCACACTCGTTACTTGTGGTAAGGATACCACCATTTCTAGCGATACAATCGACATCGTTATCTGACTTATACTAGGTATGCATTTCTCTAACAGGAGTTAAAGTTCATATATTATCAGTCATCGATTCGACTGGTTGTTCTTCTGAATTCAGAGCATTGTTCTAGGGAGGTGGAAGGTTTCTAGATGGTGGGCATGTCATTTCAAGAAGAATTTTGTCACTCCTCAAACACATACACACTCGACAACGAAGCCATTTCATAAACGAAGAACTAAATTTTGGACAAAAGAATACAACTTTTTTGTAAAATTTAAACTTTTTACACAAAAGGGTCTCATTGGGTGTGTGGATTTGTTTGCCGGTATTTTAATAAACAATCATAAGTTTAGTTCACTTAAAAGATTAACTCGAAATCTcaaaaacaatttgtgaaaagaCAAATTATATTGAAAAGTGTATGTGATTTGGATTTATATGTTTGGATAATGACCAATTGAATGCAAAATATAGACTTTAGATAAAAGTAATAAACAATAATCTAAGTAAATGAAGTAAATGGCATTTAATGTAAATGCTTTGAATACAAAAGATTTGTGAAAAGTTTAAATGGTAGACGCATACTCGCATGTCTCACGATCAGTTTCACTATGTGACTTAGGTACTTTGATTTTATAGAGAATTGGTGAAAATTTATGACTCCGATTACACTGCATTATGTACTATTACAAAGAAAATCGTCGACCACAATTAAATTTTATAAATATGACACGTATCCCACTATTTAGGTATTCGTGCTCTAACTTACTTCCACGCGTCTTCAAGGATATAACTGCTGAAAAATCAAACAAACATGACGATAAACTGTCGACCACAATTAAATTTTATAAATATGACACGTATCCCACTATTTAGGTCTTCGTGCTCTAACTTGCTTCCACGTGTCTTCAAGGATATAACTCTGAAAAATCAAACAAACATGACGATAATTGTACTAATAATTATTTCTGAAAGTGTTATCTACCCTTATCGAGGGCAAAAATGTCGACTTTGACTTCGTGTCAAAGGGTTGTTATGTGATTTTTCAAGATTCTAAACATATTTGAAAGAGAAAGTGATTTTAATCTCGTGAATTTGTTCCTAAGACTCCTCCAAACAATTCTTACTCTCAATTTCTCTTACAGACTCTGTCGAACCTACCGAGCAATAGAGCCACTAGCAATAGAGCCACTATTTTGACTTGTGTTTTTAGACACTTAATAATGACAGCGTAATTTGATCATCAATTTATTGACTTTTCACTTAACTAAAAATCACAAAATGTAACATGATAACAATAGATAGGTATGATTGTAGACTAAGAGTTGCCCGCTTGAAGCTACTATAAATGCAAACAGTTGCTACCTTTTTTAACTAACTTTTCAAAAAATCAAAAAGTTTTTTCATGAAAATAGAATTCCCAATTTCACTTTTTATTTCTCTAACATAGATACGATGGCAGAAAATTAACTTATTGTTTGAACGTGTAGATAAAAGACTTTGAAATTTTATGGTAAAAAAAAATTAGATAGAGTTGAGTCCTACAACTAAAGGTAAAAAATAGACCTAGAAAATCTATTCTAAGATCTCTTTAGATTAACACTTAGAATAGACACATAATAATAGATAAAATATCATGGCAGATGTTAATTCGTATATCAGACCCCGACCCATTGCTATTGTTGTTTTCAACTTAATGGGATAAGACTTTGCTATTGTTGTTTTCAACTTAATGGGATAAGACTTTGCTATTGTTGTTTTCTTCCATCTATGAACTTTCCATCCATTGACTTTCACTAGAACCAAACAAAACCTGAAGGCTAAGTAAAGATGAGTGATATTTTGTATCCAAATAAATTAAACACAAGTCCTTCAGAATTTTTCAAAGGAGGAATGGTATTTCATGATTCAAAATTCTAAAACGATCGGGCACTAATAACAACTGTAATTGCAACAAATAATTAGGATCACGAACAGAGATATCTTTCAACTCAATGTTGCATTAGGAATTAAAGTCAAAATTGAAGAGGTACAATATTCATTGCCTCACATCTCATGACAATTTAAGTGGAAGGATTGAAACTCCATTCCGAGCTTCACGTATTCTGCCCCACCTTCCTAGACGAGGTTCCTGTAAACAGATATTTTTATTAGTGGTGCggaaattttgaagaagaacAAAAATAATCGGGTATTAATTGAAAGTGACGCTTCAGTCACGCAAACAAAGTCATTCTGTAAAAAAAAATCAGATGTATAATTTATTTAGGCTTATATTGCTTTTCTGTCAATAGACTTTAAGAGAAAATTCAGTAAAATGTATACCAAGGAAAAAGCAGGTAATACATGCAGAATATAGCACTTTAAGTACCTGGCCGACTCCAGCAACTAGGAACTTTGCTGATTTTGCAAAAGCCAGAGAATTAATAAATCCAGCCTGTGAAACAAAAGATTTATTAAATGCCAGTGAAGTTTTCAACTGCAAATAAAACTAAGCATGAATGTCAATCCCATAACTGAGTTACGCTGCTATTCTGTTAACTTACCAAAGGTACATTATGAAGAGATTTAATGTCTTTGGTCTCACTTTCAATCGCCCATAATCTAACAAAACCATTACCAGCACCAGATGCAGCAAGGTCGCTGTTCCTACAAACAGTAACTGCGCTGACCCAAGAGTGTACTGACAAACAATGATGATTCTCGAGATGGTGGTAACCATTTTCTGCATAATGAAGATAACAGTATTCTTTTATGATCCTAACATAGTGCTAACAGTTAACTCAGCCAAGCTACAAATTTACATATATTTATGTAATGGCTACAACTAATAAATTTAAAGATCTGAAGGAACTATTAACATTTAGATGCAATAGACTTGCTAGAAAAATATATAAACACCATTTTGAAAGGTTTATATAAACACAGTATTTAAAGGTTTACCTAGGTTACCGTTTGGGAGTTTTTCATCGTCTTTCAGGTCAGATTTCTTGCTATCTGTAAGTAATGCGTGAGCATTCCTCAAAATGTGAATTGGCTTCTTTCGTACTGCACCCCAAAGCTCAATGCTTCCATCATCCGAACCAGACAAGAACTCCTCATTATTAACAAAACAGCAGCATTCTAAGGAAGATGCAGGAGCACGAAATACAAGACGCGACTCTTCATGAACCTAAAATAGAGAGAATACACATTAGTAAATAGTCAGAAACAAGTCTACTGAGGAAATGGAATTAACCAGAAACAGCTTTTGATGATAGAGTATCCCATTAATTGACACTTGATTGTTTTCCACAAACAGAGCAACTGTGAGACATATACAATGTAGTTTTGTAGCTAAATACTTGACACTTCACCTTGATTAGATTACCTTAAACAACTGCATACTACGATCACGTCCCACAGCTAATACCCTTTCTTTGCGTAAACAATCAATACTTAATACTTCACTTTGGTGGCCAAACAGAGTGTTCATGTAAGTTCTATCCTCAACATTCCATATCTTAACTGTTCGATCAAACGAACCAGAAAATAGCTCAGTACTTCCTTCCCTAAAAGCCAGAGAAGAAACAGGGCCTCTATGACCGGGAAAAGCCTGTAAAAGACATCAGACAAAGTCAAACACCAACAGTAGCAAGTTTCCAGGTAAACAGTTCAAGATCATAAATATTGGGCCATTAATTAATAGGGTTGTAATATTGCAACTGCCAAGTAATACAAAATCTACAAATTAAAGTAAGTTAATTGCTTTACATTGCTCAGTTTGAATCGACCCAACACCCATAAACACACAATTCACAACAAATATATCAGAAGCACTTCGATATAGCAATAGATATAACAACAGCCATGTGAAATTTTCATCAAAGAATGAATGTCACCAAACAAGTCAAAAGAGTGTAAAAATTCCCTTGATCAATTTATACAAACAATAAATCATCTCACACT from Lathyrus oleraceus cultivar Zhongwan6 chromosome 1, CAAS_Psat_ZW6_1.0, whole genome shotgun sequence includes:
- the LOC127075516 gene encoding U3 snoRNP-associated protein-like EMB2271, whose translation is MPPNKSRKKKFRDPFFDDDSTKRRKVAADEDQDAEIDSESDEDGVISSGDESEQESEKETVDEARKRIAEDYLRKFRESAKKEKEQRDEEGEGSDDEDDEGARDSLLAQKMIKEQQEESGRIRKNIASRVELGGDGGFENLVKHKQCVTAVALSEDDVKGFSASKDGGIVQWDVESGKCDRYKWPSDSVLKSHGLKDPQGSAKKQSRQILTLAASSDGRYLATGGLDRHVHIWDTRTREHLQAFPGHRGPVSSLAFREGSTELFSGSFDRTVKIWNVEDRTYMNTLFGHQSEVLSIDCLRKERVLAVGRDRSMQLFKVHEESRLVFRAPASSLECCCFVNNEEFLSGSDDGSIELWGAVRKKPIHILRNAHALLTDSKKSDLKDDEKLPNGNLENGYHHLENHHCLSVHSWVSAVTVCRNSDLAASGAGNGFVRLWAIESETKDIKSLHNVPLAGFINSLAFAKSAKFLVAGVGQEPRLGRWGRIREARNGVSILPLKLS